From the genome of Amycolatopsis sp. NBC_01488, one region includes:
- a CDS encoding acyl-CoA dehydrogenase, producing the protein MLLNPHEYDPAHFDAETRRLLRATIDWFEQRGKGKLTEDYHARTFYADFLEFAGKEGLFSTFLTPSANAGGNPDKRWDTARVAALSEILGFYGLNYWYPWQVTILGLGPVWQSANAAARERAAAALDAGGVGAFGLSEKDHGADIYSSDLVLTKDGDGYRATGSKYYIGNGNCARTVSVFGRIDGVEGPDQYVFFYADSEHPNYHVVKNVVPSQMYVAEFRLEDYPVHADDILHVGAEAFSAALNTVNIGKFNLCFGGIGMATHSLYEAITHAHNRVLYGKPVTNFPHVRREFVEAYARLTAMKLFSDRAVDYFRSAHAEDRRYLLFNPITKMKVTTEAQKVIGLVADVVAAKGFEADTYLAMSKNDIDGLPKLEGTVAVNLALIAKFMPAYLFAPQEYAPVPTRTDAADDEFLFRQGPARGLSKIRFHDWKTAYAEAAGIPNVARFTEQAGYLVKLLTEAAPDEAQQADLDFGLALTELFTLIVYGQLVLEQARITGLDDEVVDQIFAVLVQDFSAAAIDLNGKASSTEAQQAIALAAVRKPVVDAERFENVWVRVRALSGAYAMNP; encoded by the coding sequence ATGCTGCTGAACCCGCACGAGTACGACCCGGCCCACTTCGACGCGGAGACGCGCCGGCTGCTCCGGGCGACCATCGACTGGTTCGAGCAGCGCGGCAAGGGGAAGCTGACCGAGGACTACCACGCCCGCACCTTCTACGCGGACTTCCTCGAGTTCGCGGGCAAGGAAGGCCTGTTCTCGACCTTCCTGACGCCGTCCGCGAACGCCGGTGGCAACCCCGACAAGCGCTGGGACACCGCCCGCGTCGCCGCGCTGTCGGAAATCCTCGGCTTCTACGGCCTGAATTACTGGTATCCCTGGCAGGTCACCATCCTCGGCCTCGGCCCGGTGTGGCAGAGCGCCAACGCCGCGGCACGCGAGCGCGCGGCCGCCGCACTCGACGCGGGCGGCGTCGGCGCGTTCGGACTGTCCGAAAAGGACCACGGCGCCGACATCTACTCCTCCGACCTGGTGCTCACGAAGGACGGCGACGGCTACCGCGCCACCGGCTCGAAGTACTACATCGGCAACGGCAACTGCGCGCGCACGGTGTCGGTCTTCGGCCGCATCGACGGCGTCGAGGGTCCCGACCAGTACGTCTTCTTCTACGCCGACTCCGAGCACCCGAACTACCACGTGGTGAAGAACGTCGTGCCGTCGCAGATGTACGTCGCCGAGTTCCGGCTCGAGGACTACCCGGTGCACGCCGACGACATCCTGCACGTCGGCGCCGAGGCCTTCAGCGCCGCGCTGAACACCGTCAACATCGGCAAGTTCAACCTCTGCTTCGGCGGCATCGGCATGGCGACGCACTCGCTGTACGAGGCCATCACCCACGCGCACAACCGGGTCCTGTACGGCAAGCCCGTCACGAACTTCCCGCACGTGCGCCGCGAGTTCGTCGAGGCCTACGCGCGACTGACCGCGATGAAGCTGTTCTCCGACCGTGCCGTCGACTACTTCCGCAGCGCTCACGCCGAAGATCGCCGCTACCTGCTCTTCAACCCGATCACCAAGATGAAGGTGACGACCGAGGCGCAGAAGGTGATCGGGCTGGTCGCCGACGTCGTCGCGGCCAAGGGCTTCGAAGCCGACACGTACCTCGCGATGTCCAAGAACGACATCGACGGCCTGCCCAAGCTCGAAGGCACGGTGGCGGTGAACCTCGCGCTGATCGCGAAGTTCATGCCCGCGTACCTCTTCGCGCCGCAGGAGTACGCGCCAGTCCCGACCCGCACCGACGCGGCCGACGACGAGTTCCTCTTCCGCCAGGGCCCGGCGCGCGGGCTGTCGAAGATCCGCTTCCACGACTGGAAGACCGCCTACGCCGAGGCCGCGGGCATCCCGAACGTCGCGCGGTTCACCGAGCAGGCCGGCTACCTGGTCAAGCTGCTGACGGAGGCCGCGCCGGACGAGGCCCAGCAGGCCGACCTCGACTTCGGGCTCGCGCTCACCGAGCTGTTCACGCTCATCGTGTACGGCCAGCTGGTCCTCGAGCAGGCCCGGATCACCGGCCTGGACGACGAGGTCGTCGACCAGATCTTCGCGGTGCTGGTGCAGGACTTCAGCGCCGCGGCGATCGACCTCAACGGCAAGGCGAGTTCCACCGAAGCCCAGCAGGCGATCGCACTGGCCGCCGTGCGCAAGCCGGTGGTGGACGCCGAACGCTTCGAGAACGTCTGGGTACGGGTTCGGGCGCTCTCCGGGGCCTACGCGATGAACCCGTAA
- a CDS encoding DEAD/DEAH box helicase, whose translation MSTFAELGLPTTLVTALATQGVTEPFPIQAATLPHTLAGRDVLGRGRTGSGKTYGFVLPVLARLSAGPTRRKPGRPRALILAPTRELATQIEASILPLAKPLGLKTTTIFGGVSANPQITKLRDGVDIVVACPGRLADHMRSGHVKLDAIEITVLDEADHMADLGFLPEVRRIMDQTPSRGQRMLFSATLDNGVDVLVKRFMNDPITHSVDSAQSPVSTMEHHVLHLEETHRLPVLVDLTAAPGRTLVFTRTKSRAKALTRKLVASGVPAVELHGNLGQNARTRNLEAFSSGAAKTLVATDIAARGIHVDDVRLVIHADPPVEHKAYLHRSGRTARAGASGTVVTLMTDAQVRDVRDLTRKAGIKPTTTQLGPGHPLLAELAPGERSFTASPKKPPVDNRPKKVTATGAAPGGGRGRRGAPATPKENRGGQRARANGQEQAWAAAQEKSGGRRSGAASGGSRRSGAPAASGGARRSGAASGGARRSGAPAASGGSSRSGAPATGNRGAAAFSSGTRAGSRRGR comes from the coding sequence ATGAGCACTTTCGCTGAACTCGGCCTGCCCACGACCCTGGTGACCGCGCTGGCCACCCAGGGCGTCACCGAGCCGTTCCCCATCCAGGCGGCGACCCTGCCGCACACCCTCGCCGGGCGTGACGTGCTCGGCCGCGGCCGGACCGGCTCCGGCAAGACCTACGGCTTCGTCCTGCCCGTACTCGCTCGCCTGTCGGCAGGACCGACGCGGCGCAAGCCGGGCCGTCCCCGCGCGCTGATCCTGGCGCCGACGCGTGAGCTCGCGACGCAGATCGAGGCGTCGATCCTGCCGCTGGCGAAGCCGCTGGGCCTCAAGACGACCACGATCTTCGGCGGCGTCAGCGCGAACCCGCAGATCACGAAGCTGCGTGACGGCGTCGACATCGTCGTCGCCTGCCCCGGCCGGCTCGCCGACCACATGCGCTCCGGGCACGTGAAGCTCGACGCCATCGAGATCACCGTCCTCGACGAGGCCGACCACATGGCGGACCTGGGCTTCCTGCCCGAGGTGCGCCGGATCATGGACCAGACGCCGTCGCGCGGGCAGCGGATGCTGTTCTCCGCGACCCTGGACAACGGCGTCGACGTGCTGGTCAAGCGCTTCATGAACGACCCGATCACGCACAGCGTCGACTCGGCGCAGTCGCCGGTGTCGACGATGGAGCACCATGTCCTGCACCTCGAGGAGACCCACCGGTTGCCGGTGCTGGTCGACCTGACCGCGGCGCCGGGCCGCACGCTGGTCTTCACCCGGACGAAGAGCCGCGCGAAGGCGCTGACGCGCAAGCTCGTGGCGTCCGGCGTCCCGGCGGTGGAGCTGCACGGCAACCTCGGCCAGAACGCGCGGACACGCAACCTCGAGGCGTTCTCTTCCGGCGCCGCGAAGACGCTGGTCGCGACGGACATCGCGGCCCGCGGCATCCACGTCGACGACGTCCGGCTGGTCATCCACGCCGACCCGCCGGTCGAGCACAAGGCGTACCTGCACCGCTCGGGCCGCACGGCGCGCGCGGGCGCGTCGGGCACGGTGGTCACGCTGATGACGGACGCGCAGGTCCGCGACGTGCGCGACCTGACCCGCAAGGCGGGCATCAAGCCGACGACGACCCAGCTCGGCCCGGGTCACCCGCTGCTGGCGGAGCTGGCCCCGGGCGAGCGGTCCTTCACGGCGTCGCCGAAGAAGCCGCCGGTGGACAACCGTCCGAAGAAGGTCACGGCGACCGGCGCGGCCCCGGGCGGCGGCCGTGGCCGTCGTGGCGCGCCTGCCACTCCGAAGGAGAACCGAGGCGGCCAGCGTGCGCGCGCGAACGGCCAGGAGCAGGCCTGGGCGGCCGCCCAGGAGAAGTCCGGTGGCCGCCGGTCGGGGGCCGCTTCGGGTGGCTCGCGACGCTCCGGCGCACCGGCCGCTTCGGGCGGTGCGCGCCGGTCGGGGGCCGCTTCCGGCGGTGCCCGTCGATCCGGCGCGCCCGCCGCTTCGGGCGGCTCGTCCCGGTCGGGCGCACCGGCCACCGGCAACCGCGGCGCGGCGGCCTTCTCGTCCGGCACCCGCGCGGGCTCCCGCCGGGGCCGCTGA
- a CDS encoding SMP-30/gluconolactonase/LRE family protein: MTAVVLAGIAFGESPRWHDGRLWFADWLAHEIVAVTPSGQREVVFRADFPTMPMCFDFLDGQPLVVSSSDGLLLRLTPSGPATHAELGGTGFNEIVVARDGGCYVNGGGFDLMAGEEYRPGAILHVSRAGSVREVASDIAFGNGMALTPDGATLIVAESYANRLTAFSVLPDGGLSGRRVWADLGKGVPDGIALDASGAVWVSDVPGRSCTRVRAGGEVLERLAFDHGCFACALSEDTLYVVTQEWRGIEGVGTAADRTGQLLAHPVGVGRA; this comes from the coding sequence ATGACGGCGGTGGTGCTGGCGGGCATCGCGTTCGGGGAGTCCCCGCGCTGGCACGACGGGCGACTGTGGTTCGCCGACTGGCTCGCGCACGAGATCGTCGCGGTCACGCCGTCAGGACAGCGCGAGGTCGTGTTCCGCGCGGACTTCCCGACGATGCCGATGTGCTTCGACTTCCTGGACGGGCAGCCCCTGGTCGTGTCCTCGTCGGACGGCTTGCTGCTGCGGCTCACGCCGTCCGGACCGGCGACCCACGCCGAGCTGGGCGGCACCGGCTTCAACGAGATCGTGGTGGCGCGCGACGGCGGCTGCTACGTCAACGGCGGCGGCTTCGACCTGATGGCGGGGGAGGAGTACCGGCCGGGGGCGATCCTGCACGTCAGCCGGGCGGGCTCGGTGCGCGAAGTGGCCTCGGACATCGCGTTCGGCAACGGCATGGCGCTGACCCCGGACGGCGCGACGCTGATCGTGGCGGAGTCGTACGCGAACCGGCTGACGGCGTTCTCGGTGCTACCGGACGGCGGGTTGTCGGGCCGCCGGGTGTGGGCGGACCTCGGCAAGGGGGTCCCGGACGGGATCGCCCTCGACGCCTCGGGCGCGGTGTGGGTGTCCGACGTGCCGGGACGTTCGTGCACCCGCGTCCGTGCGGGTGGCGAGGTGCTGGAGCGGCTGGCTTTCGACCACGGGTGTTTCGCGTGCGCGCTGAGCGAGGACACGTTGTACGTGGTGACGCAGGAGTGGCGTGGCATCGAGGGGGTGGGCACGGCGGCGGACCGGACGGGGCAGCTCCTGGCGCACCCGGTCGGCGTCGGCCGTGCGTGA
- a CDS encoding DUF1761 domain-containing protein has translation MVIPVLVASVAAFVVSAVWYTAFGRVWAELSPAGAAARPSPWRLGAEFGRTLVLVVVFVVLAAGTSWPAWSLAALVWAGFPLTILAGSVLHERVPVCLAALHAGDWLVKIVVVATVLGVWR, from the coding sequence ATGGTGATCCCGGTGCTGGTGGCCTCGGTGGCGGCGTTCGTGGTGAGCGCGGTCTGGTACACGGCGTTCGGACGGGTCTGGGCGGAGCTGAGCCCGGCGGGTGCGGCCGCGCGGCCGTCTCCGTGGCGGCTGGGCGCGGAGTTCGGGCGGACGCTGGTCCTGGTGGTGGTCTTCGTGGTGCTGGCCGCGGGCACGTCCTGGCCGGCCTGGAGCCTGGCGGCGCTGGTCTGGGCGGGCTTCCCGCTGACCATCCTGGCGGGCTCGGTGCTGCACGAGCGCGTCCCGGTGTGCTTGGCCGCGTTGCACGCGGGCGACTGGCTGGTGAAGATCGTGGTCGTGGCGACGGTGCTGGGGGTGTGGCGATGA
- a CDS encoding ABC transporter permease: protein MPQLDSAAEENLDAVGAGLDSLDAPVGERRPSFWKRFAWGFLPPVLALVLLIVVWQILWAAAFWSEAQLPAPIAVWDEFWSRVVTGEVFGFVWTSVHRAALGFLAGVVLGTPLGLVVAKVRVVRAAIGPLLTGLQSLPSVAWVPAAILWFGINDGAIYFVVLLGSVPSIANGLVSGIDQIPPILPRVGQVMGANRLSSARHILLPAALPGYLAGLKQGWAFSWRSLMAAELIALSPQLGVGLGAYLNQGSSLNSIETVIAAIFLILLVGIGIELLVFRPLERAVLRARGLTSSL from the coding sequence ATGCCGCAGCTTGACTCGGCTGCCGAAGAGAACCTCGACGCGGTCGGCGCCGGACTGGACTCGCTCGACGCTCCGGTCGGTGAACGCCGTCCGAGCTTCTGGAAGCGCTTCGCCTGGGGGTTCCTGCCGCCGGTGCTCGCGCTCGTCCTGCTGATCGTCGTCTGGCAGATCCTCTGGGCGGCCGCGTTCTGGTCGGAGGCCCAGCTGCCCGCGCCGATCGCGGTGTGGGACGAGTTCTGGAGCCGCGTCGTCACCGGCGAGGTGTTCGGCTTCGTCTGGACGTCGGTCCACCGCGCCGCGCTCGGCTTCCTCGCCGGCGTGGTCCTCGGCACGCCGCTGGGCCTGGTCGTGGCCAAGGTCCGCGTGGTGCGGGCGGCGATCGGGCCGCTGCTGACCGGGCTGCAGAGCCTGCCGTCGGTGGCGTGGGTGCCCGCCGCGATCCTGTGGTTCGGCATCAACGACGGCGCGATCTACTTCGTCGTCCTGCTCGGTTCGGTGCCGTCGATCGCGAACGGCCTGGTGTCCGGGATCGACCAGATCCCGCCGATCCTGCCGCGCGTCGGCCAGGTGATGGGCGCCAACCGGCTCTCGTCGGCCCGGCACATCCTGCTGCCGGCCGCACTGCCGGGATACCTGGCCGGACTGAAGCAGGGCTGGGCGTTCTCGTGGCGCTCGCTGATGGCCGCGGAGCTGATCGCGCTGTCGCCGCAGCTGGGCGTCGGGCTCGGCGCGTACCTCAACCAGGGGTCGTCGCTGAACAGCATCGAGACGGTGATCGCGGCGATCTTCCTGATCCTGCTGGTCGGCATCGGGATCGAGCTGCTGGTGTTCCGCCCGCTGGAGCGCGCGGTGCTGCGAGCCCGCGGGCTGACTTCTTCGCTTTAG
- a CDS encoding ABC transporter ATP-binding protein: protein MTTTLPTGRSSFTGATAVRLDGVRKAFGPAGRAVVALDGVDLTVAPGEFVCLLGASGCGKSTLLNLVAGLDAPSAGEITLNTSRPAVMFQEAALMPWLTAARNVELPLRLAGFGRAERREKAAELLDLVRLNGAGGKRPHELSGGMRQRVALARALAATLRVGGDPEQALLLMDEPFAALDAITRDVLQGELLRVYRSTGTSVLFVTHDVREAVRLGQRVVLLSSRPGKVVREWTDVPLADAEELTEEITGHLREVISTHAAA, encoded by the coding sequence ATGACCACGACCCTCCCGACCGGCCGGAGCAGCTTCACCGGCGCGACCGCGGTCCGGCTCGACGGCGTCCGCAAGGCGTTCGGCCCGGCCGGCCGCGCGGTCGTCGCGCTCGACGGCGTGGACCTCACGGTCGCGCCCGGCGAGTTCGTCTGCCTGCTCGGCGCGTCCGGCTGCGGCAAGAGCACGCTGCTGAACCTGGTCGCGGGGCTGGACGCGCCGTCGGCGGGGGAGATCACGCTGAACACGTCGCGGCCCGCGGTCATGTTCCAGGAGGCCGCGCTGATGCCGTGGCTGACCGCGGCCCGCAACGTGGAGCTGCCGCTGCGGCTGGCCGGGTTCGGGCGCGCCGAGCGTCGCGAAAAGGCCGCCGAGCTGCTGGACCTCGTCCGGCTGAACGGCGCGGGCGGCAAGCGGCCGCACGAGCTGTCCGGCGGGATGCGCCAGCGGGTCGCGCTGGCCCGCGCGCTCGCCGCGACCCTGCGCGTCGGCGGCGACCCGGAGCAGGCGCTGCTGCTGATGGACGAGCCGTTCGCCGCGCTCGACGCCATCACGCGCGACGTCCTGCAGGGCGAGCTGCTGCGCGTCTACCGCAGCACGGGCACGTCGGTGCTGTTCGTGACGCACGACGTGCGCGAGGCCGTCCGGCTCGGACAGCGCGTCGTGCTCCTGTCGTCGCGGCCGGGCAAGGTCGTGCGCGAGTGGACGGACGTGCCGCTCGCCGACGCCGAGGAGCTGACCGAGGAGATCACCGGGCACCTGCGAGAGGTGATCAGCACCCATGCCGCAGCTTGA
- a CDS encoding ABC transporter substrate-binding protein — MRTHHRTRFLASALAALTVVGVLAGCSRAENTAAPAANAGAATEVRLGFFPNVTHAPALIGVKKDFFKQELGSTKLTTQTFNAGPDEVNALLGGSLDIAYIGSGPAINAFTKSKGAIQLVSGAVSGGAQLVVKPDITSVEGLKGKTIATPQLANTQDVALKKFLAGKQLTGQVKITNLDNSKTLDAFKKGELDGGWLPEPWASRLVLDAGAKVLVDEKDLWPGGRFPTTVVIVRSEFLQQHPDTVKAVLKGQLDAIEWAKANPADAKTVVNGALKELAGSSLSQGVIDRAFSGIELTTDPIPAEFPQLAQDSVTAGVVKSAVALKGFADFGPLNEVLKEKNQPAVNAPELAK; from the coding sequence GTGCGCACCCACCACAGAACCCGCTTCCTGGCCTCGGCGCTGGCCGCACTGACCGTCGTGGGCGTGCTCGCGGGCTGTTCCCGGGCCGAGAACACCGCCGCTCCGGCCGCCAACGCCGGTGCGGCCACCGAGGTGCGGCTCGGGTTCTTCCCGAACGTCACGCACGCGCCCGCGCTGATCGGCGTCAAGAAGGACTTCTTCAAACAGGAACTGGGCTCGACCAAGCTCACCACCCAGACGTTCAACGCCGGCCCCGACGAGGTCAACGCGCTGCTCGGCGGCTCGCTCGACATCGCCTACATCGGCTCCGGCCCGGCGATCAACGCCTTCACCAAGTCCAAGGGCGCCATCCAGCTGGTGTCGGGCGCCGTCTCGGGCGGCGCGCAGCTGGTCGTCAAGCCGGACATCACCAGCGTCGAGGGGCTCAAGGGCAAGACCATCGCCACGCCGCAGCTGGCCAACACCCAGGACGTCGCGCTCAAGAAGTTCCTGGCCGGCAAGCAGCTGACCGGCCAGGTCAAGATCACCAACCTGGACAACTCCAAGACGCTCGACGCCTTCAAGAAGGGTGAGCTCGACGGCGGCTGGCTGCCCGAGCCGTGGGCGTCCCGGCTGGTCCTCGACGCCGGTGCGAAGGTCCTGGTCGACGAGAAGGACCTGTGGCCCGGCGGCCGCTTCCCGACCACCGTCGTCATCGTGCGCAGCGAGTTCCTGCAGCAGCACCCGGACACCGTGAAGGCGGTCCTGAAGGGCCAGCTCGACGCGATCGAGTGGGCGAAGGCCAACCCCGCGGACGCGAAGACCGTCGTGAACGGCGCCCTCAAGGAACTGGCCGGCAGCAGCCTGAGCCAGGGCGTGATCGACCGCGCGTTCTCCGGCATCGAACTGACCACCGACCCGATCCCGGCCGAGTTCCCGCAGCTCGCGCAGGACTCGGTCACGGCAGGCGTGGTGAAGTCGGCGGTAGCGTTGAAGGGCTTCGCCGACTTCGGTCCGCTGAACGAGGTCCTCAAGGAGAAGAACCAGCCCGCCGTGAACGCGCCCGAACTCGCCAAGTGA
- a CDS encoding S-adenosylmethionine:tRNA ribosyltransferase-isomerase — protein MNTNIRFDLPDELSASTPPEARGLARDEVRLLVASPSGVHHTVFSSLGSHLRPGDLLVVNTSGTLPAAVDAVRGGRPVVVHFSTALDDGTWVVELRAPAGPLLDGRAGERVELPGGASLTLLAPAAPGSTRLWRAAVAVDGGVIGLLAAAGRPIRYGYVPRAWPLADYQTVFAREPGSAEMPSAARPFSDSLVTRLVTDGVLFAPLVLHTGVSSPEAGEPPQAERFRVPPTTAALVSWVRSRGGRVIAVGTTAARAVESSLPGGVAEGWTDLVLGPDRPARVLDGILTGLHAPEASHLLLLAAVAGRELVQRAYDAAVERRYLWHEFGDVSLLLRR, from the coding sequence ATGAACACGAACATCCGGTTCGACCTGCCCGACGAGCTGTCGGCCTCGACCCCACCGGAGGCGCGCGGCTTGGCACGGGACGAGGTCCGCCTGCTGGTCGCGTCGCCTTCGGGTGTGCACCACACGGTGTTCTCGTCGCTGGGTTCGCACCTTCGCCCCGGGGATCTGCTGGTGGTCAACACCTCCGGGACGCTGCCCGCGGCGGTCGACGCCGTGCGCGGCGGCCGTCCGGTCGTCGTCCACTTCTCGACGGCGCTCGACGACGGCACCTGGGTCGTCGAGCTGCGGGCGCCCGCCGGGCCGTTGCTCGACGGCCGGGCGGGGGAGCGGGTGGAGCTGCCCGGTGGCGCGTCGCTGACGCTGCTCGCTCCTGCCGCACCGGGCTCGACGCGGCTGTGGCGGGCGGCGGTGGCGGTGGACGGCGGGGTCATCGGTTTGCTGGCCGCGGCGGGCCGTCCGATCCGCTACGGGTACGTGCCGCGGGCGTGGCCGCTCGCGGACTACCAGACGGTGTTCGCCCGCGAACCGGGCAGCGCGGAGATGCCCTCGGCGGCCCGGCCGTTCTCGGACTCGTTGGTGACGCGCCTGGTCACCGACGGCGTGCTGTTCGCGCCGCTGGTGCTGCACACGGGGGTGTCCTCCCCGGAGGCGGGCGAGCCACCCCAGGCGGAGCGCTTCCGCGTCCCGCCGACGACCGCGGCGCTGGTTTCGTGGGTCCGTTCGCGCGGCGGCCGCGTGATCGCGGTGGGCACGACGGCGGCACGGGCGGTGGAGTCGTCGCTGCCCGGCGGCGTGGCCGAGGGCTGGACGGACCTGGTCCTGGGCCCGGACCGGCCGGCCCGGGTGCTGGACGGCATCCTCACGGGCCTGCACGCACCCGAGGCGTCGCACCTGCTCTTGCTGGCGGCGGTGGCGGGCCGGGAGCTGGTCCAGCGCGCCTACGACGCGGCGGTGGAGCGCCGGTACCTCTGGCACGAGTTCGGCGACGTGTCGCTGCTGCTACGCCGATGA
- a CDS encoding SDR family NAD(P)-dependent oxidoreductase, protein MPTALVTGASAGLGRALAAALVSRKWTVVGDGRDAAALASAAREIGFTAVPGDVADPAHRASLADACPSLDLLVNNASSLGVSPLPPLASYPLAELENIYRVNVFAPLALTQLLLPALTAARGTIIDVSSDAAVEAYEGWGGYGSAKAALDQVTAVLGAENPDLAVYAVDPGDLRTAMHQRAFPGEDISDRPLPETAVPAFLRLLDERPPSGRYRAADLLSALAPTVALP, encoded by the coding sequence ATGCCAACCGCACTCGTCACCGGTGCTTCCGCGGGCCTGGGCCGTGCCCTCGCCGCCGCACTGGTGAGTCGCAAGTGGACGGTCGTCGGCGACGGCCGGGACGCGGCCGCGTTGGCTTCGGCCGCCCGGGAGATCGGCTTCACGGCCGTCCCCGGCGACGTCGCCGACCCGGCCCACCGCGCCTCGCTGGCCGACGCCTGTCCGTCCCTCGACCTGCTCGTCAACAACGCCAGTTCCCTGGGCGTCAGCCCGCTGCCGCCGTTGGCGAGCTATCCCTTGGCGGAGCTGGAAAACATCTACCGCGTGAACGTCTTCGCCCCGCTCGCGTTGACGCAGCTGCTGCTGCCCGCGTTGACGGCGGCCCGCGGCACGATCATCGACGTCAGCTCGGACGCCGCCGTCGAAGCGTACGAAGGCTGGGGCGGCTACGGCTCCGCGAAGGCCGCGCTCGACCAGGTCACGGCCGTGCTCGGCGCGGAGAACCCGGACCTGGCGGTGTACGCGGTCGACCCGGGCGACCTGCGCACCGCGATGCACCAGCGCGCGTTCCCGGGCGAGGACATCTCGGACCGGCCCCTGCCGGAGACGGCCGTCCCGGCGTTCCTGCGCCTGCTGGACGAGCGTCCGCCGAGCGGCCGCTACCGGGCCGCGGACCTCTTGTCCGCCCTTGCTCCCACCGTCGCCCTCCCATGA
- a CDS encoding purine-cytosine permease family protein yields MSGLGAEVFGGRMPTGGRDLAIETHGITPVPEDNRFGRPWRLFSVWFAPNLTMTAVFTGTLAASLGLGFWTGLAAMLAGTVLGSLPVAYLSTWGPRTGTGQLPLARLPFGGGVVLPGLVQWLGSIAWDALVGLFGGEALAELTGLPFWAAVLIVLVLQCALGVFGYALIHRVQAVMSVLLVLAFAALAVKVLSGHPIATADTASGADLAGGVVLFTTITLSLAISWAPYASDFSRYLPASTSSRSVFWATLLGLVVSYTIGETLGLALGSSLGDQTATGVAKLLGGGFLGALALAVIALAAVSSNAMNDYSGSLALQTVGVRLRRPVSAVIVTVLAFALILWMHSGDLSAKFQNVLLFVSYWIPPFLGVVVPDWLARTRGGRRVDVLSSVSVRPWAALVAFVVGFGAAVPFMNTSLYTGPVASALHGADLAYYVGLVVSLAAYFLLRRRLDLE; encoded by the coding sequence ATGAGCGGACTGGGTGCGGAGGTCTTCGGCGGGCGGATGCCCACCGGAGGCCGTGACCTGGCGATCGAAACCCACGGCATCACGCCGGTCCCGGAGGACAACCGGTTCGGGCGGCCGTGGCGGCTGTTCAGCGTGTGGTTCGCGCCGAACCTGACGATGACGGCGGTGTTCACCGGCACGCTCGCCGCGTCGCTCGGTCTGGGGTTCTGGACGGGCCTGGCGGCGATGCTCGCCGGCACCGTGCTCGGGTCGCTGCCGGTGGCGTACCTGTCCACCTGGGGCCCGCGCACCGGCACCGGCCAGCTGCCCCTGGCCCGGCTGCCCTTCGGCGGCGGCGTCGTGCTGCCGGGCCTGGTCCAGTGGCTCGGCTCGATCGCCTGGGACGCGCTGGTCGGCCTGTTCGGCGGCGAGGCGCTCGCCGAGCTGACCGGGCTGCCGTTCTGGGCCGCGGTGCTCATCGTGCTGGTGCTGCAGTGCGCGCTCGGCGTGTTCGGCTACGCGCTGATCCACCGCGTCCAGGCGGTGATGAGCGTGCTGCTGGTGCTCGCGTTCGCCGCGCTCGCCGTGAAGGTCCTTTCCGGACACCCGATCGCCACCGCGGACACCGCTTCGGGCGCCGACCTGGCGGGCGGCGTCGTCCTGTTCACGACGATCACGCTGTCGCTGGCGATCTCCTGGGCGCCCTACGCGTCGGACTTCAGCCGCTACCTGCCCGCTTCGACGTCCTCGCGCAGCGTCTTCTGGGCGACGCTGCTCGGTCTCGTCGTTTCGTACACGATCGGCGAGACCCTGGGGCTCGCGCTGGGATCGTCGCTGGGCGACCAGACGGCGACGGGTGTCGCGAAGCTGCTGGGCGGCGGCTTCCTCGGCGCGCTCGCGCTGGCGGTGATCGCGCTCGCGGCGGTGTCGTCGAACGCGATGAACGACTACAGCGGCTCGCTGGCCCTGCAGACCGTCGGCGTCCGGCTGCGGCGCCCGGTGTCCGCCGTGATCGTCACGGTCCTCGCGTTCGCGCTGATCCTCTGGATGCACAGCGGCGACCTGTCGGCGAAGTTCCAGAACGTGCTGCTGTTCGTCAGCTACTGGATCCCGCCGTTCCTCGGCGTCGTCGTCCCGGACTGGCTCGCCCGGACCCGCGGTGGGCGGCGCGTGGACGTCCTTTCTTCGGTTTCCGTGCGTCCTTGGGCGGCGCTCGTGGCGTTCGTCGTCGGGTTCGGGGCGGCAGTGCCGTTCATGAACACGTCGCTCTACACCGGACCGGTCGCGTCGGCGCTGCACGGCGCGGACCTCGCGTACTACGTCGGGCTCGTCGTTTCGCTGGCAGCGTACTTCCTGCTGCGGCGCCGTCTTGACCTCGAGTAA